A genomic stretch from Setaria italica strain Yugu1 chromosome VII, Setaria_italica_v2.0, whole genome shotgun sequence includes:
- the LOC101757792 gene encoding cathepsin B-like protease 2: MPYGDDDRVIVAFGCLQDRFCIHMNMNISLSVNDLLACCGDGCNGGYPIMAWRYFVQNGVKTDSYTLLQCDPYFDQVGCNHPGCEPAYPTPVCEKKCKVQNQVWDEKKHFSVNVYSINSDPDDIMPEVYINSPVEVAFTVYEDFAHYKSGVYKHITGGIMGGHAVKLIGWGTSDAGEDYWLLANQWNRGWGDDGYFKIIRGVNECGIEEDVVAGMPSTKNMVRNYGGSSGTAVV, encoded by the exons ATGCCATATGGAGACGATGACAGGGTCATTGTGGCATTTGGTTGCCTCCAGGATCGTTTTTGCATTCATATGAACATG AACATTTCATTGTCAGTTAATGACCTACTGGCATGCTGCGGTGATGGTTGTAATGGAGGCTATCCTATCATGGCATGGCGCTACTTTGTTCAAAATGGTGTT AAGACCGACAGTTATACTCTTTTGCAGTGCGATCCATATTTCGATCAGGTCGGTTGCAATCATCCTGGATGCGAACCTGCTTATCCTACACCAGTATGTGAAAAGAAATGCAAGGTGCAGAACCAAGTTTGGGATGAAAAGAAGCATTTCAGTGTCAATGTGTACAGCATAAATTCTGATCCAGATGACATAATGCCAGAGGTCTACATAAATAGCCCCGTAGAAGTTGCTTTCACAGTTTATGAG GACTTTGCCCACTACAAATCTGGAGTATACAAGCACATTACCGGTGGCATTATGGGTGGCCATGCCGTCAAGTTGATTGGATGGGGAACCAGTGATGCTGGAGAAGATTACTGG CTTCTTGCAAATCAGTGGAACAGAGGCTGGGGTGAT GATGGCTACTTCAAGATCATACGAGGCGTGAACGAATGCGGCATCGAAGAGGATGTTGTTGCTGGAATGCCATCGACAAAGAACATGGTTAGAAACTACGGCGGCTCCTCTGGAACAGCTgtagtttga